Proteins from a genomic interval of Candidatus Eisenbacteria bacterium:
- a CDS encoding HupE/UreJ family protein, which translates to GIAAATRTAAALLAAFAIGQAIALWAGYFGVVRVPSQWASVALALSVFAIAWNNLRPFAGRRAPAIVGFMGACHGLAMSGALANMALPTRSRVVALGGFHLGVELAMLVVCVLALPVWFAASRSRFYPRVVMGVGSLAIAWMAVVWVLERAFSLALFAGR; encoded by the coding sequence GGGATCGCCGCGGCGACGCGAACCGCCGCGGCGCTGCTGGCGGCTTTCGCGATCGGTCAGGCGATCGCGCTCTGGGCGGGCTACTTCGGGGTGGTGCGCGTGCCGTCACAGTGGGCGAGCGTCGCACTCGCGCTGTCGGTGTTCGCGATCGCGTGGAACAACCTGCGACCGTTTGCGGGGCGTCGCGCCCCGGCGATCGTGGGATTCATGGGTGCGTGCCACGGACTCGCGATGTCAGGCGCGCTCGCGAACATGGCGCTGCCCACGCGTTCGCGGGTCGTGGCGCTGGGCGGATTCCACCTCGGCGTCGAACTCGCGATGCTGGTGGTGTGCGTGCTCGCGCTCCCGGTGTGGTTCGCGGCGTCGCGCTCGCGCTTCTACCCGCGCGTCGTCATGGGCGTCGGCTCGCTCGCGATCGCATGGATGGCGGTGGTGTGGGTGCTCGAGCGGGCGTTTTCGCTGGCGCTGTTCGCGGGACGCTGA